Genomic window (Zestosphaera sp.):
ACGCTTTAAGCGACTTTAATGAGTGTCTCCAGTACTCGCAGTACTTGAGTGGCTCGTGGTTCAACGCAAGAGATTACCTAAGTAGCGTATCTGAGAACTTCAGGAACTTGATAGAAAGAATGCTGACTCTGTACACTGACTTAGGAATTCCGACGTCACCGCTAGACGATCTAGAACTCTTCACTTCCATAATACTCTCACGCAATACTGACTACCATAGAAACACTGTAGGTTGGGTTAAGAAACTCCTTAAAACTTTCCCCTCTCTAGAATCACTAATCAACGCTGAGTCAGACTTCTTGGTCTCTAGGGTTAGCAGTAGCTACCAAGTACTTGAGTTACCGAAAATCTTGGATTGCTACTTGAGAGTGAGGAACTTGCTGAAGGGACCCTCAGAAAACTCGCGAGCTCTCTTAAGATGTCCTGGAGTAGGTCCTAAGACGCTGTACGCCTACATACTCTTCGTGAAACTAGATTCTAGGTATGCTCCAATAGACACTAACTTGCTAAGCTTCTTGAGCAGACTAAGAGATTTAAGAAGAATAATCAGCAAGTCGGCGCTCCCTATCAAAGAATATTGCTTTAAGTACGTCTGTGATTCATGTCCGAAGAACGGCGTGTGCATTGAAGCATTGCTGAGGAATAAGTTAGGACCTCTAAATGGTTGGTTCCAGACTGTCGCTTTCTTACACAACAAGACATACTGCGCAACTAGAAAATGTCTTGTGTGCCCACTATCTACGGAATGCCTATCCTTCATAGGGAGAGGCGACCTGACCTCCTCCCCGCCCTAAAGTGCGGGGGTTCTGGGGAGGTTTGGAGCTACATTCCCGGCTATCGCCGGGTTCAGCTCCGCGCCCGGTCTCAGGCGCATTACCCCTACCCCGTGTAGAGCGGGGCTCAGGGATATGGCTTCCCAATACCTAAAGAATACAGAGCTTAAAACCTTACCACACCATCCCCGCCCTAAAGAACGAGGCTTTCGGGATTGTAAGAACTTAATAACATGCTTAACGGATTATGTAGAGGGTTAGGTAATTGAGTAGTGACTTGACTTACTGTGAGATGTGCGGCAGACCCATAAAGAAGAGAGAAGCTAGAGTAGTTTATGTTGAGGGGAGTAAGCTAGTTCTGTGTTTTTCTTGCTATTCTAAAGTCTCTAAGAGAGCCGTGAGCGCTGAGCTGAGAGAAATCGCTCAAAAGCCTGCATCAACACACTCACACAGACCCAGTCTCACCACTCGAGCAACTAGCAAGACACCGCAGAAAAGTAGTAAAGTGGTAGATGAGTACGAAGTGGTTCCAGACTATCATGAGAGAATAAAGAAAGCTAGAGAGAAGCTAGGATGGTCGCAGAAAGTGCTTGCTAACGCAGTTAGAGAGAGCGAGAATGTTATTAAGAGAATAGAAGCCGGACGTCTAGTCCCCTCAATAGACCTAGCACGCAGGTTAGAGAACGTACTTAAAATACAGCTGTTAGAGCCGGTAGTCGACACAAGCGTCAGTACCTCAAAAACCGTGAGTAAGGGTATTACGGGCCTCACAATAGGTGACGTAATGGTTTTAAGGAAGGAAGAGAAGGAGTAGCTGATGAGTAAGAAATCAATACTAGTAGCTAGAGAAAGCGATTTAAGTGAGGCGCTTTCTCTAGCTGACACAATACGTTTAAATATAGTTAAGAAACTCATACTACGAAATAACTACAGACCAGACAGAAACTACTTCCTCAACTCAAGACTACTAGACGAAGTCAAGAGTCTCCTTAACACTCTCAACTCGAACAAAACAATAATAGACTCAATCTACATCTATGAAGTCCTACACCCACGTCAGGTAGTCAATTTAATAAAAGAGCTAAAGTTAGAAGTTAGAGACAAGATACTAATGGTTCTTGAAATATTCGCTGGCCACGCAGGCTCTAAAGAAGCTAAGTTGCAGATAGAGATGGCTGAGATAACATATCAACTACCCATCGTTAAAGAGTGGATTAGGAAAGCTAAGTTAGGTGAGCTCCCGGGTTTCATGGGTCCTGGAGAATACGCTACCGAGACCTACTATAACCACATGAGAAGAAGACTCGCTAAAATAAGAAAAGACTTGAATGAGTTGAGAATCAGGAGAAGAAAAGAAAGAGAACTTAGAGTCTCTAAAGGTTTCCCACACATAGCTATTTCAGGCTACGCCAACGCAGGAAAAACAACTCTATTTAATTCCCTAACTAAACTAAGCAAGCCTACAGGTCCAGAAATGTTCACAACTATTTCTCCTAAAGTGGCGTTAGCGTTAATAGACTGCTCTGAGGTAGTGTTTGTCGACACTGTAGGTTTCATAAGAGACTTACCTCCGGAAGTTATAGAGGCTTTCTACGCTACACTAGAAGAAATCTCATTCTCAGACTTGGCAGTCTTAGTTCTAGACTCTTCTGAACCCTCAAACATGATTGAGTCGAAACTAAAGACTTCACTAGATATACTATCGAAGATAGGATACTTTGGGAAACCTCTCATCGTAGCTCTAAATAAAATCGACTTAAGTAACGACCTAGAAAACATAGAGAGTCTAGTCAGAGACTACATGTCTTCTAACTACTTATGGAGTTGGCGTCTAGTTAAAGTTTCTGCTCTGAAGGGTAAGGGTTTGAGCGAGCTTAAGAAGGTATTATGTGAGTTTCTCTCACCGAAAACTAGCGAGGGTCTTAAAACAAGTAGTTTCAGACATAATTAGAGGTCTGAGCCCTAAATATATTTTTAGGGGGACCGCTTTGCTCCATAAGGGAATTAAAGTTTGCGTTTTAAGGATAGGTCATAGACCTGAGAGAGATAAGAGGGTGACTACGCACGTAGCGCTTACCGCGAGAGCTTTTGGTGCGTCGTGTTTTGTATTAGGCGATGTAGAAGATCAGAGTGTTTCTGAGAGTTTAAGGAAAGTCTGCGAGAGGTGGGGCTGCGGAGACTTTAAGTATCTCTCGGGCGTTTCTAGTATTAAGTTTATTAATGAGTGGAAAAATTCCGGAGGTTCTGTAGTGCACCTCACGATGTACGGCTTACACCTCGACGAGGTCATCAACACTATAAGGTCGTCATCTAAAGATTTACTGGTTGTAGTAGGCGCATCGAAAGTTCCGAGAATCTTCTACGAGTTAGCAGACTTTAACGTAGCGATAGGGCATCAACCACACTCGGAAGTTGCTGCCTTAGCAATCTTCTTAGACAGGCTTTTTGAAGGAAAAGAACTTCACCTTATTTTCTCTGATGCTAAATATTATATAGAGCCGTCGATTAAGGGAAAGAAGGTGGTTAGAGTTGGGTAAGTCTAGAAAGTTAGACGAGCTATCTAAATTTATTGAAGAATATATCGGGGAAGCGGGCAAGGCAGTTTTCGAAGTCTTAGTTAAGCGTAATAAAGAGTTAACAGACTCAGAAATAGTTTCAGAGACGGGCATTAACGAGCAGGAAGTTAGAAGAGCTCTATACGAGCTACACTCATTAGGCATTGTTGCTTACAAGAAAAAGCAGAGTCCTGAAGATGGAAAGTTTATTTATACGTGGTTCATAGACGGAGGCAGACTTAATCAAGTCCTCCTCCAGAGAAAGAAAGAAACATTAAGTAAACTTAAGGCTAGGCTAAATTTCGAGTCTAACAATACTTTCTTCGTGTGTGACGTTGACGGTGTTAGACTAACTTTTGATGAGGCTTTCGAGAATGACTTTAAGTGTCCTAAGTGTGGGGCTGATTTAAGGCCTGAAGACAATACGACTACTAAAGAATTCCTGAAGAAAATGATCGCCAAACTCGAAGAGGAAATATCTAATGAGGAGAAGGAAGTCACTAGTTGATTTATTTGCTGGTGGCGGAGGCTTTAGCAGGGGATTCTATGAAGCGGGCTTTGAGCCCGTCCTAGCTGTAGAGATAGATGAAGCCTCAACTAAGACATACGTATCTAACTTCCCTAAATCGCTAATTATATCGGAAGACATACGCGACCTCGAGTGCTGGAGGTTACGTGACCTTCTAAGTTATGAGAAAGTAGACGTAGTGATAGGCTCCCCACCTTGCGAGCCTTTCACAGGGTCCAACCCTAACAGAATGAAAGACCCTCTAGACAGACTGTATAGAGACGAGACAGGCAGACTAGTCTTAGAATTCATAAGGATTCTTGAATGTCTAGAGCCTGAGTACTTCGTCATGGAGAACGTTCCGGCAATACTAGACGGAGACCTGAGTTCAGCACTTAAGGAAGAATTTAGTAGGGTTGGGTATGACGTCTACTTCAACCTTCTCAGAGCAGAAGATTATGGAACTCCCTCAAGAAGACTTAGAGTGTTCATATCTAATGTTCGTATAGACCCTCCTAAGTCAAGTAGGCTAATTACTGTGTTAGAAGCAATTTCAGACCTTCCGGAACCTTCGGCAGACCCTCAGATACCTAATCACGAGCCGCCGCCAAGTCTCAGTAAGTCTAAGCTGAAGAAAGTGCTTAGGCTTAGGTGGGGTGATTCAGTAGTTAAGTATGAAGGTGCTGAAGGACGATTCTTACCTAATCTTATTAGGTTGCATCCCTACAAGACAGCGCCGACGGTGTTAGGCTCTTCAAGATTCATACATCCTTTCGAGAACAGGCTACTTACTGTCAGAGAGCAGGCTAGACTGATGGGGTTCCCTGACAACCACGTATTTCTGGGAGGTAGAGACCAACAATATAATCAAGTGGGGGAGGCTGTTCCGCCACCAATAGCTAGAGCGATAGCTCTTGAGTTACTTAAGCGTTTAGGTACTTGAAAATCTAACCATCATTTTTAAGCCTCTTTTATGAAATAGTTGTTGTGAGAACTCAAGACGAGAAGAGGTAGTCTTGATAACAAAGCTCGTATTGCTGAGTAGGTTGGTGAACAGAGGTGTTGGGTCAAAGTCCTGTGAACACTGAGCAGACACTAAGAACTAGAGACGGTGATGACAGCTTAGAACTAATAGTAGTAGTCAGTAATGTTTCGTCTCCTCAGAGACTAATTGATTTCGCTAAGCTAGTCTATGGTCTAAGCAACTTAAGAAGTAGCCTAGTCTTCACTAGGGTTTCTGGCATGGCGGCCCAGTCAGGAGTGCCTGAAGTAAGTAAGTATCTGTATAGGTTAGGTAAACCATTACTTCTCCTGCCATCACCTCAGGATGTCATCGACTTGCTAAAGCCTGACAGAATTCTAGTATTAGCTAAAACTGATGTTTCTAAAGACATCGAAGAAATAGCTGACAGCTTGAAAGGTCGAGTAGCTCTGTTAGTCAACGGCGGCGATACACCTCCACCTAAAACAGAGCTTAGCTTAGGGGATCACGTTATGGTGAGAGAGCTTGACCCATCTACACCACCCCAAGCACTACTAGCTATAACACTCTACGTGATTATGAAGAAGCACGCAGAGAAAAACATTTAAGCTGAGTTACTATAAGAAAATCGTGGAGCCGGGTCGTCTAGCGGCCAAGGATGCGGGGCTTTGGACCTAACAGGAGGAACCCCCGTGACCGGGGTTCGAATCCCCGCCCGGCTACCACGTCATTTTCTACTTAAAATCGTGCGGCTCGTATAATACTTCGGGATTTTCGTGGAGTGCCGGGTCTCTAGTCCCGAAGCGCTCGCACCTAAAGGGATTAAGCTCGTCCTAACATGTGATCACGCACCTAAAGAAGCTTTTTTTATTGAGGAACTACATAAACATGCTTCCGCGGTCAAAGATTTCCTGAGTAATATGCTAAATCTAAAAGACCTTGAGATAATATTTAGTGAGAATGAAGTTATAGGTACAGACTACATACTATACTCTTACAAAATTTTTCGTCAAGGGAGCTACGTAGGCACGTGCAGATTTATAGCATACAACAATAAATTAATTAAGTCTCTGTGCACTATTAGTGGAGGGATCGCTTTTGAGTAAGCCTGACTCATTACCTCCTGGACAAAGAGCTATACCTAACTTCATAATCTACAGGATTCTTGGTCAGCCCCAAGTAGACCTTACTTCATGGAGGTTAAGGGTAGGGGGCGATGTGAGCAACCCCCTAACATACACATACAACGAATTGCTTGAAATGATTGACACGTCTTATGTCTCAGATTTCCACTGCGTCACTGGATGGTCTGTAAGAAACGTCATGTGGGAAGGCGTCTCACTAAGAAAACTCTCCATGAGAGCACAGCCGTCAAAAGATGTCAAGTGGGTTTACATAGTGAGTCTAGATAGGTACACGACCGTAATACCATACGAAGATTTTCTCGATGAAAGAAGTCTCCTTGCATTAAGAATGAATGGAAGGACTTTAAGTTTAGAACAAGGCTTTCCAGCAAGGATCTTCATACCACATTTATATGGCTGGAAGAGTGCTAAATGGGTGACTGAGATCACCCTAACTAAAGAATATAAAGATGGATATTGGGAGGCTTTAGGCTATCATCATAGAGGAAACGTATGGAGAGAAGAGAGGTTTAAGTAATTAATTTCTTCATCTTAATTCACCAGCAAGAGATTTCACTAACACTTAAATCAAACTAAGTAACACTTTTAACGTAATATAAAAATATTTAAATAAAATTGATTGACATATTATAATATTTTAGTTTCAATGATTAATCTTTATTAGCTTCAAACCAGTAGATATATTGGTGTATCTTAAATGAAGAGCTTCAGCGAACTAATATATAGTCAGGAGAGAGCGCCAGGCGAAGCAATAACTAAAGTTGAAACCCACACACCAAAAATAGAAGCACCCGATACCGTAAAAACTAACGAAGCTTTTGAGGTTAAAGTTTTTGTAGGACCTCACCCAAACACCGTAGAACACTCTATCAGAAGGATAGAACTCTACTTCTACGAAGAAGGTAGACCTTTTAACCCGATAAGACTAGCTACTACAGAGTTAGAGCCTGTATATAGTGAGCCAGAAATAAGGTTGAAAATAAAACTGAAAAAGAGTGGAGTCATATACGCTGTAGAGTACTGCAACTTACACGGATTGTGGGAAGCTAGGAAAGAAATTAAGGTTGAGTAAACTTATTCTACTTTATTTTTCATATCTCAATACCTAAGAGAATGTTAGCTATTCTACCAATAAAGTAAGTTATGGTTGCGGCGATCATTCCCAGAGCTATTAGTTCTAGGATTTTGCGCTTGGCTTCAAGACCTCCTAAAATGGATATTATGAAGCCCGTCAGCCCTAAGGCCGCCGCAGAAAACACGAAAGACAAAACTACTGAGATTGGTGGAGGGATAAGCAACACGTAGGGGAGTAAAGGTACTAGAGACCCTGACAAGTAAGAGAGCCCCGTGAATAGTCCTGCTTTTTTGGGGTCTCTTGATGCCTCCTCATTTCCTATGTGAATGTCTAAAGCAGTTAGACTAGTTCCAAGTTCTCCAGAACTATAGCCAGACTTTACCGCAGACAGTAACTGTAAGTACTTCATTTTTTCGTTAGCTATTTGTGTACTAGTCTTTGAACTAATATATGCTCCTATACCCATAGAAAGAGCTCCCCCAATACCCACTAGCGTGCCGCCAATAAAGACGTATAGTGGGAGTACAAAAGTTCCTGCAAGCCCTGCAGAGACTGAGAGAACCTCGACTAAGCCGTCATTCATTCCCAAAACTATTTCCCTAACGTGTTCTAGGAAAGTCTTATACAGCTCTTCTTCCTTCTTCAAAACATTCTCGTGAAGTACTTCGTCTTTAGCGATACTTACGAGTAACTTTACCTCATGATCATCTAGCTCGCCTGACTCAACCACACTTAAGTATTCTCTAACAGCTCTCACTTCGTCATGCTCTAATAACTTGATAACGAAGCCTAAACCAAAAACCCTATATGCAAACTTCAACAACATTAAATTCAGTACTTTTTTAAACCTGCGTGCTTTGGGTTCTACTTCCTTCCTCTTAAGGAAATTCTTCCAGAAAGCGACGTGCGAAGCTTCCATGGAAGCAAGCTCTTTAAGTTTTTTGCTAAGTGCCTCATCAGAGACTCTAGCAGCTAAGTACTCATAAGATGCTTGAGCAAGTTCCTCGTCCTCTAAAGACTTAAGGGCTATCCTTATTATGTCATGACTCATGTCTTAAGAAACCTCTAAAGAAGCCAAGATTTCTCTCGCTAGACTACTTAATTTCTGGAAGTCTGTCTCTGTGAGTAGGCTGTTAACTGATAACTCGCCAGAGAGCTTAAACTTAGATCTCGTGAGTAAGTTCCTTATCTCTCTTGATGCCGCGTCGTTCCAGCCGTAAGTAGTTATGATGTAGAGCGGCTTTTCGGAATCCGTCTTACTTAGTAGGAGTTCTAATACGTACTTAGTTAGAGGGAAGACAGCGTTGTCATATGTTGAGGTTACTAATACAATCACCTTAGCATCAATAGCTTCTCCTAGAAAATCTGAGACGTTATCTCTATAATCTGAGGTAAACTTGAATACCTCAATATGCACGTCATCTCTTTTGATCATGCTTAATAGTTTCTCAACTATTTTCTCGTTATAGCCGTACATAGACGTATACAGAATAACTAGCTTCTTATTTTCTGGTCTAGCTTCAGCCCATAAACGATAAAGCTTAATCGCCTCATTAATTGTGTCAGTTCCTAGCAATACAGCCCCGTGTGAGGGTGCTACTAACTCCACCTTTAGATTATGTGTAGTAAGCTTATTTAGCGCCTTAATGACGTTATCTCTGTAATGTCCTATTATGTTAACAAAGTATTTTTTCATGAACCTAGAGTACCGCGTCTTCAAATCAGTTAAATCACTTACTATGATGGGAGACACAGAGTAAGCGCCGAACGCGTCGCAAGTCATCAGAGCTCTAAACTCATCAACATAAGTGAAAATTGTTTCCGGCCAGTGCAACCACGGGACATGGAAAAACCTCAACGTAGTGTCGCCAAGCCTCAACTCTTCGCCATCTCTTACAGGCCTAAATTTAACTTCTATACCTAGAAGAGACTTTATGAGTTTAGCTGTGAGAGGGTGTCCTAAGACCTCAGCTCCGAACTCATTTAAAGCACTCAAAGCTTTCAAGGAACTACTGTGATCAGGCTCCATGTGATGAAGGACTACATACTTAATATCTCTTAAATCAACTACTCTTCTAAGAGCATCAATGTATTCTTCTGAGAATACGTGTTTTACAGTGTCAAAGAGGACAGATCCTTCTTTAGTCTTCAGGACGTACGAGTTGTACGTGATCCCCTCAGGTATCTCCCAGAGAGACTCAAAGTACATTATTTTCCTGTCAAAAACTCTCAAGACAACCAGGTCTTTTAGAAGTTCTTTTACTTCAACTAGCTCCAATGTAAGACCCCTATAATATAGGTAATAATACTTAAAATCGTGTATTAGTTAGGTTCCCTCAAAAAACGTTGTACTTTAGGGACTTCTTAAATTACTTGCGAGCTTCTGCTACTCTCTTTAAGAAAGCTCTTGCTTCTGCAGCGTCTTCTGCAGGTACTTCTTTATGACAGAACCACCAGTCAAAGCACGTATATTTCTTTAATCTTTCGGACGCTTCACTCATGGTTGATGGTGGCGGTATTATAGCTCTTTCACCTATTAATTCGTTGTTAGGCCAGTTCGCAGGTATGGCTACACCGTGTTCTTCATGTACTTGCAGAGCTTTTAGTATCCTGAGTATTTCGTCAATATTTCTACCTAATTCTAGAGGGTAATACAGGATAACTCTTATTACGCCTTCAGGATCTACAATGAATACTGCCCTAACAGTTGCCGTAGTAGATTCTGCATGAAGTAATCCAAGCTTCTCAGCTACTTGCCCTCTAGGATCAGCTATTATAGGAAACGGAATCTCATAACCTAGTTTCTCTTTTATCCACTCAACCCACTTAATATGGCTATAGTTGCTGTCTATACTAAGTCCTATAAGCTCTGTGTTTAATTTTTTGAAGTCTTCATACCTTACAGAGAAAGCAACGAATTCAGTCGTACACACTGGAGTGAAGTCTGCTGGGTGACTAAAGAGGACAAACCACTTACCTTTATAGTCGTCTGGCAAGACCTTCTTACCGTAATTAGTGAGTACCTCGAGCTTTGGGAAGGGCTCACCTATTAAAGGTATTAAACCGGGCATTTTTGTTTCACCAATTTATATTTAAAATTGAGGTATTTAAACTTTATCATTGGATAAATTAATGAAAGCATTTAACTTTATGAACAGACTGAAATATACGCTAGGTTACTCTACGGGTTTGATTAGAGTAAATACTTCTCTAGAGTGAATACTTAAAGAAAGAAAAATCGTTCGCTACAGACGCGCTAGTTAAGGCTCTACTGTATAGTATATTCTCTTTCTCTTCTTACCTCTATTTTCTGTTTTTAAGAGGACAAACTTGCCTATCTCTGCTGTGTTCTTAACGTGAGGTCCTCCGTCAGCTTGTATATCAACACCGGGGATCTCTACTATCCTTAAAGTTTCTATGTTTGGCGGCATCCTAGCGGCTAGCTTTACTATACCTGGTATTTTCATAGCCTCTTCTCTGCTAAGCCAGTAGATTCTAACTTCTATACTCTTCTTTATGATCTCGTTAACTTCTTCTGCTGCCTTACTGAAGACTTCTTTTTCGTCACCCTGCACATCATAGTCTTCTTTCGCTTTATCTGGTTCTACACTACCCCCAGTAACTAGAGAGCCGTATCTAGAGTACATGACTGCAGATAGTATGTGTGCTGCGGTATGTAACCTCATCAACTTATACCTCCTCTCCCAATTCAACTCACCAATAATTGAGGAACCGGGCTTCAAACCCTCGACACTATCAAGCACGTGTATGACCTCGCCAGAGTTCTTATCGATTATTACGTCTCTGACCTCGTACTTCTTCTCGCCAGAGTAGAGCCAGCCAGTATCATTAGCTACACCCCCAGACGTGGGATGAAAAGCAGTCTTATCTAAGACTACACCATCTCTAGCTACTTCAATCACAACAGCCTCAAATCTCCTTAAGTAGCTGTCTTTCTGAAACAGCAACTCAGTAACCACTCAAACCACCGAATAGTATTAAGAAAAACAATAAAAATAACTAGAACACTAGCAACCACTGCATCTCCTGCCTGAACAGCTAGAAAAAGGTTAGGTTATTTATAATATGCTGCATACGAAGTTTATTCTCCGGGGTAACGTAATGGCGTTAGAAGACATTCACACTAGGTTAAAGACCTACATAGACATGGTTGAAAAAGCACTGAAGACCTTGAGAATATTAAATGACAGTAAAGAAGTAAACGAGGTAATAAGACTAGCGTCACTTTACTTGAATGACTCGAAGTACTACTTCAGCATCGGTGATTACGTAACTTCATTGTCTTGCGTAGCATACAGTGAGGGCTTGTTAGACGCCTTAAGACTTACAAGCAACGTCGAGTTTGAGTGGGTGAGAGAAAAGCCTAAAAAAGTCCTCATAGGAGGGACTTTCGACTTGCTACATCCGGGTCACGTACATTACGTGAGAGAGGCTCATAAGAGAGGACTAGTATATGCCGTAGTAGCTAGAGACTCTGTAGTCAAGAAAATAAAAGGAAGAGAACCAGTATTTGACGAAAAATCAAGACTCACTCTAGTTTCTTCTCTTAAATACGTTTATGAGGCAATACTAGGTGATGAAGAAGACTTTATGAAGCCAGTGATTAAAGTGAGGCCAGACATAATACTGTTGGGTCCTGACCAACCCATAGACGAGCATACTCTCACCCGGAATAGCGAGAAACTAGGTCTAAACGTGACTGTAGAGAGACTGAGAGAGAGGGTGGGAGGACAGCTGATGTCAACTACAGACATAATAAAAGAAGTCCTCCGCAGATACTGCGTAAATCAATACAACAAATAAAACCAGAAAAATTAAAGGATGTAAGGTTCACAACGGAAATACGCTTCAAGACTTTAAAGAACTCTTACCTCTTTCTGAGACCTGTTCTCCTAGCGGCTATATGGCCTACCTTCCTGCCTGGCGGCGCGTTTCTAGATACTGTGGACGGATGTGACTTCCTCTGGTGGTGTCCACCACCAAATTTATGACTGACCGCATTCATTGCTACGCCCCTGACTCTAGGCCATTTATGCGCTTTCACTTTCCACTTATGGTAAGCAGCACCAGCTTTAAGTAAGGGCTTCTCAGGTCTTCCAGCACCCGCCGGAACACCTATAGTTGCCCTAGCCGTACTCAAAATACTTTTCTGTCTTTTGCTGGGTAGAAGAACTATAGTGTACTTGTCAGACCTGCCGAGAACTATGGCGTAACTGCCGGCCTGCCTAGCTAGCTTACCGCCATCACCTGGTCTCAACTCTATGTTATAGATTTTAGTTCCTTCAGGTATCTTACCTAACGGGAGAGTACATCCTAGGTTTGCCGGCGCGTCAGGACCTATAAAGACTTCCTGCCCCACATACATGCCCTCAGACGCAGGTATGTAATATTCACCGCCATTCT
Coding sequences:
- a CDS encoding FprA family A-type flavoprotein: MELVEVKELLKDLVVLRVFDRKIMYFESLWEIPEGITYNSYVLKTKEGSVLFDTVKHVFSEEYIDALRRVVDLRDIKYVVLHHMEPDHSSSLKALSALNEFGAEVLGHPLTAKLIKSLLGIEVKFRPVRDGEELRLGDTTLRFFHVPWLHWPETIFTYVDEFRALMTCDAFGAYSVSPIIVSDLTDLKTRYSRFMKKYFVNIIGHYRDNVIKALNKLTTHNLKVELVAPSHGAVLLGTDTINEAIKLYRLWAEARPENKKLVILYTSMYGYNEKIVEKLLSMIKRDDVHIEVFKFTSDYRDNVSDFLGEAIDAKVIVLVTSTYDNAVFPLTKYVLELLLSKTDSEKPLYIITTYGWNDAASREIRNLLTRSKFKLSGELSVNSLLTETDFQKLSSLAREILASLEVS
- a CDS encoding transcription factor, with the protein product MGKSRKLDELSKFIEEYIGEAGKAVFEVLVKRNKELTDSEIVSETGINEQEVRRALYELHSLGIVAYKKKQSPEDGKFIYTWFIDGGRLNQVLLQRKKETLSKLKARLNFESNNTFFVCDVDGVRLTFDEAFENDFKCPKCGADLRPEDNTTTKEFLKKMIAKLEEEISNEEKEVTS
- a CDS encoding sulfite oxidase-like oxidoreductase gives rise to the protein MSKPDSLPPGQRAIPNFIIYRILGQPQVDLTSWRLRVGGDVSNPLTYTYNELLEMIDTSYVSDFHCVTGWSVRNVMWEGVSLRKLSMRAQPSKDVKWVYIVSLDRYTTVIPYEDFLDERSLLALRMNGRTLSLEQGFPARIFIPHLYGWKSAKWVTEITLTKEYKDGYWEALGYHHRGNVWREERFK
- a CDS encoding multiprotein bridging factor aMBF1, whose amino-acid sequence is MSSDLTYCEMCGRPIKKREARVVYVEGSKLVLCFSCYSKVSKRAVSAELREIAQKPASTHSHRPSLTTRATSKTPQKSSKVVDEYEVVPDYHERIKKAREKLGWSQKVLANAVRESENVIKRIEAGRLVPSIDLARRLENVLKIQLLEPVVDTSVSTSKTVSKGITGLTIGDVMVLRKEEKE
- a CDS encoding peroxiredoxin; translated protein: MPGLIPLIGEPFPKLEVLTNYGKKVLPDDYKGKWFVLFSHPADFTPVCTTEFVAFSVRYEDFKKLNTELIGLSIDSNYSHIKWVEWIKEKLGYEIPFPIIADPRGQVAEKLGLLHAESTTATVRAVFIVDPEGVIRVILYYPLELGRNIDEILRILKALQVHEEHGVAIPANWPNNELIGERAIIPPPSTMSEASERLKKYTCFDWWFCHKEVPAEDAAEARAFLKRVAEARK
- a CDS encoding class II SORL domain-containing protein yields the protein MKSFSELIYSQERAPGEAITKVETHTPKIEAPDTVKTNEAFEVKVFVGPHPNTVEHSIRRIELYFYEEGRPFNPIRLATTELEPVYSEPEIRLKIKLKKSGVIYAVEYCNLHGLWEARKEIKVE
- a CDS encoding DNA cytosine methyltransferase; protein product: MRRRKSLVDLFAGGGGFSRGFYEAGFEPVLAVEIDEASTKTYVSNFPKSLIISEDIRDLECWRLRDLLSYEKVDVVIGSPPCEPFTGSNPNRMKDPLDRLYRDETGRLVLEFIRILECLEPEYFVMENVPAILDGDLSSALKEEFSRVGYDVYFNLLRAEDYGTPSRRLRVFISNVRIDPPKSSRLITVLEAISDLPEPSADPQIPNHEPPPSLSKSKLKKVLRLRWGDSVVKYEGAEGRFLPNLIRLHPYKTAPTVLGSSRFIHPFENRLLTVREQARLMGFPDNHVFLGGRDQQYNQVGEAVPPPIARAIALELLKRLGT
- a CDS encoding VIT1/CCC1 transporter family protein, which codes for MSHDIIRIALKSLEDEELAQASYEYLAARVSDEALSKKLKELASMEASHVAFWKNFLKRKEVEPKARRFKKVLNLMLLKFAYRVFGLGFVIKLLEHDEVRAVREYLSVVESGELDDHEVKLLVSIAKDEVLHENVLKKEEELYKTFLEHVREIVLGMNDGLVEVLSVSAGLAGTFVLPLYVFIGGTLVGIGGALSMGIGAYISSKTSTQIANEKMKYLQLLSAVKSGYSSGELGTSLTALDIHIGNEEASRDPKKAGLFTGLSYLSGSLVPLLPYVLLIPPPISVVLSFVFSAAALGLTGFIISILGGLEAKRKILELIALGMIAATITYFIGRIANILLGIEI
- the hflX gene encoding GTPase HflX — encoded protein: MSKKSILVARESDLSEALSLADTIRLNIVKKLILRNNYRPDRNYFLNSRLLDEVKSLLNTLNSNKTIIDSIYIYEVLHPRQVVNLIKELKLEVRDKILMVLEIFAGHAGSKEAKLQIEMAEITYQLPIVKEWIRKAKLGELPGFMGPGEYATETYYNHMRRRLAKIRKDLNELRIRRRKERELRVSKGFPHIAISGYANAGKTTLFNSLTKLSKPTGPEMFTTISPKVALALIDCSEVVFVDTVGFIRDLPPEVIEAFYATLEEISFSDLAVLVLDSSEPSNMIESKLKTSLDILSKIGYFGKPLIVALNKIDLSNDLENIESLVRDYMSSNYLWSWRLVKVSALKGKGLSELKKVLCEFLSPKTSEGLKTSSFRHN
- a CDS encoding tRNA (cytidine(56)-2'-O)-methyltransferase (catalyzes the S-adenosyl-methionine-dependent 2'-O-ribose methylation of C56 in tRNA transcripts), which gives rise to MKVCVLRIGHRPERDKRVTTHVALTARAFGASCFVLGDVEDQSVSESLRKVCERWGCGDFKYLSGVSSIKFINEWKNSGGSVVHLTMYGLHLDEVINTIRSSSKDLLVVVGASKVPRIFYELADFNVAIGHQPHSEVAALAIFLDRLFEGKELHLIFSDAKYYIEPSIKGKKVVRVG
- a CDS encoding RecB-family nuclease encodes the protein MGQSPVNTEQTLRTRDGDDSLELIVVVSNVSSPQRLIDFAKLVYGLSNLRSSLVFTRVSGMAAQSGVPEVSKYLYRLGKPLLLLPSPQDVIDLLKPDRILVLAKTDVSKDIEEIADSLKGRVALLVNGGDTPPPKTELSLGDHVMVRELDPSTPPQALLAITLYVIMKKHAEKNI